From Scomber scombrus chromosome 9, fScoSco1.1, whole genome shotgun sequence, one genomic window encodes:
- the LOC133986085 gene encoding uncharacterized protein LOC133986085 yields the protein MSSASSPELQLLSSQRDGDQQVEDPPIGLRTLFNLNCFPNRRKLGHFFHELFCQFKLNFLSKFKRDHKHLERWKQLCSDKTKLFKCIMSLDECIDSVTGEEWWLPVIESFLTEHQDIERQSAFAVVRMRNGEYELFDEVIPTFVQSSKNKNSTSLPTKRAEEILISRVNTFIETDGSKVNSVCIFSINSPCLKREREHIVPCMFLILKMAAHWQSQYGISINVVFIKYWGLGGKNCFKDVAESQIVCPNSGFFRYFNNLNEDSIKLLHKKLNNFKNPEILPKKYNSVFDRLTELAKRSYVSRKDHLKQGKEKIDQFEFDSEDQDESYKILCNIWHDFVNENTMSHIQELITADSKPKCVQYFASLFLGSHGPFRLYQIPRDIWN from the exons ATGTCTTCAGCCAGTTCCCCCGAGCTGCAGCTCTTATCATCCCAAAG GGACGGGGACCAACAGGTGGAGGATCCTCCCATTGGCCTGAGGAccctttttaatttaaattgttttcCAAATCGAAGAAAGCTTGGACATTTTTTCCATGAATTATTTTGTCAATTTAAGTTAAATTTTTTGTCTAAATTCAAAAGAGATCACAAACATTTAGAAAGATGGAAACAACTGTGTTCTGACAAAACcaaactttttaaatgcataatGTCTTTGGATGAATGTATTGATTCAGTGACTGGAGAGGAATGGTGGCTGCCTGTCATTGAATCTTTCCTTACCGAACACCAAGATATTGAAAGACAAAGTGCATTTGCTGTTGTTAGAATGAGGAATGGTGAATATGAACTTTTTGATGAAGTTATTCCAACGTTTGTCCAAAGTTCGAAAAACAAGAATTCTACTTCCCTCCCTACCAAACGTGCTGAGGAAATTTTAATAAGCAGGGTTAATACATTCATAGAAACTGATGGCAGTAAAGTGAATAGTGTTTGTATTTTCAGCATCAACAGTCCATGTTTAAAAAGGGAAAGGGAACATATTGTCCCTTGTATGtttctaattttaaaaatggcagCCCATTGGCAGAGTCAGTATGGAATTTCTATTAATGTGGTGTTCATCAAATACTGGGGActgggtggaaaaaattgtttCAAAGATGTAGCAGAATCTCAAATTGTATGTCCCAATAGCGGTTTTTTTCGgtattttaataacttaaaTGAAGATTCCATTAAACTGCTGCATAAGAAGTTAAATAATTTTAAGAATCCTGAAATCTTGCCCAAAAAATATAATTCTGTCTTCGACAGGCTTACAGAATTGGCAAAACGGTCATATGTTTCAAGAAAAGACCATTTGAAACAGGGGAAGGAAAAGATAGATCAGTTTGAATTTGACTCAGAAGACCAAGATGAGAGTTATAAAATTCTCTGCAATATATGGCATGATTTTGTTAATGAGAACACAATGTCCCATATACAAGAACTAATCACGGCAGATTCTAAACCTAAATGTGTTCAATATTTTGCAAGCTTGTTTTTGGGGAGCCATGGACCATTCAGGCTTTACCAGATTCCGAGAGATATTTggaattga